The following are encoded in a window of Bos indicus isolate NIAB-ARS_2022 breed Sahiwal x Tharparkar chromosome 7, NIAB-ARS_B.indTharparkar_mat_pri_1.0, whole genome shotgun sequence genomic DNA:
- the LOC109561252 gene encoding olfactory receptor 2L8-like, whose product MVGGNASSVTDFILVGLFPEFQHSIVLNFVVIFIYILAFLGNLFLIVLIWGDSRLHTPMYILLSQLSLIDLTLTSTIVPKTASNFFTGKKTISWIGCGTQSFFYLMLGMSECLILTLMAYDRYVAVCIPLHYLTIMSPRFCLHMVAGCWIGGSISSFIHTVYPMHFPICGSREIHHFFCEVPVLIKLSCEDTSVYQLVVVVTSIVLLVMPFSLIIASYTLIFLTVLRMNSVKGRKKALATCSSHLTVVSLFFGPNIFIYMTFTSSHSPEQDQALSLFSNILTPMLNPLIYSLRNKEVVAALMKLMGRCGVS is encoded by the coding sequence ATGGTGGGTGGGAATGCATCATCAGTAACTGATTTCATCCTTGTGGGACTCTTTCCTGAGTTTCAGCATTCCATTGTTCTCAACTTCGTGGTCATTTTCATCTACATCCTTGCTTTCCTgggaaacttatttctcattgtctTGATTTGGGGGGACTCTCGGCTCCATACACCCATGTACATTCTCCTCAGTCAACTCTCCCTCATTGACTTGACATTAACTTCCACCATTGTTCCGAAGACAGCCTCTAACTTTTTCACAGGGAAAAAGACCATATCATGGATTGGCTGTGGAACACAGAGTTTCTTCTACTTGATGTTGGGAATGTCAGAATGCCTCATCTTGACTCTCATGGCTTATGACCGCTACGTGGCTGTCTGCATCCCGCTGCATTATCTCACCATCATGAGCCCCAGGTTCTGTCTGCACATGGTTGCTGGATGTTGGATTGGAGGCTCCATAAGTTCATTTATCCATACAGTCTACCCTATGCATTTTCCCATCTGTGGGTCAAGGGAGATCCACCATTTCTTCTGTGAGGTCCCAGTCCTCATTAAGCTTTCCTGTGAAGACACTTCAGTGTATCAGTTAGTGGTGGTGGTCACAAGCATTGTACTGCTTGTTATGCCTTTCAGTCTCATCATAGCTTCCTATACACTCATCTTCCTCACTGTCCTGCGTATGAACTCTGTCAAGGGCAGGAAAAAAGCCCTGGCCACCTGCTCTTCCCACCTAACTGTGGTAAGTCTCTTCTTCGGCCCAAACATATTCATCTACATGACTTTCACTTCCTCACATAGTCCAGAGCAGGACCAGGCTCTCTCTCTTTTCAGCAACATCCTCACTCCCATGCTGAACCCCCTTatctacagcctgaggaataAGGAGGTGGTGGCAGCTCTCATGAAGTTGATGGGGAGATGTGGGGTATCTTAG